A genomic window from Streptomyces mirabilis includes:
- a CDS encoding GTP-binding protein, with protein MVSGPVLDEKAYVRGGAAQTAVKILIVGHFAVGKTTFVGTMSEIPPLSTEETMTQAGEEIDDLKGVRGKTTTTVAMDFGRLTISDHVVLYLFGTPGQQRFVQMWEDMARGALGALVLVDPERLADSFAVIDLIEQYGLAYAIAVNHFDGTPLRGEEALREALDLLPDTPVVTCDARDENSSASALITLVHYLQDRAR; from the coding sequence GAGCGGCTCAGACCGCCGTGAAGATCCTGATCGTCGGGCACTTCGCGGTGGGCAAGACCACCTTCGTCGGGACGATGTCGGAGATTCCTCCGCTGTCCACGGAGGAGACGATGACACAGGCCGGCGAGGAGATCGACGACCTCAAGGGCGTCCGCGGCAAGACCACCACCACGGTGGCCATGGACTTCGGACGCCTCACGATCAGTGATCACGTCGTGCTGTACCTGTTCGGTACGCCGGGCCAGCAGCGGTTCGTGCAGATGTGGGAGGACATGGCGCGTGGCGCTCTCGGGGCGCTCGTGCTGGTCGACCCCGAGCGGCTGGCGGACTCCTTCGCCGTCATCGACCTGATCGAGCAGTACGGACTCGCCTACGCCATTGCCGTGAACCACTTCGACGGCACGCCCCTTCGCGGCGAAGAGGCGCTGCGTGAGGCGCTGGACCTGCTCCCCGACACCCCGGTCGTCACCTGCGACGCTCGCGACGAGAACTCATCAGCAAGCGCCCTGATCACCCTCGTTCACTATTTGCAGGACCGTGCCCGCTAG
- a CDS encoding cytochrome P450 — protein sequence MNTESTAPVPPPGCPAHATGEPVPLHGAEFAADPQAYYEYMRHYGPTAPVELAPGVEATLVTDYSAALQLLQNAGAFRKDSRRWRDFNEGEISPDSPVLPLLVYRPNAMFSDGADHMRLRQAITDSFARVDSHWLSQSAERVSNYLIAQFHTRGSADLLNDYAKLLPLFVFNELFGCPAEIGDRVLFGISGIFDGVNAEKANEVLGQAVGELVALKRSRPGDDVTSWLMQHQARLTNEEMAHQLVLLLGAGAEPLRNLISNTLHLLLTNDRYAAGGLIEEAIDTTLWKNPPMANYAPHYPAADMEFGGQKLAAGDLVLVSFAAANTDPALTASRHASSNRSHLAWSAGPHACPAKDPARLITVTAIENLFNRLPDVELAVPEDSLTWRPGPFNRALAALPARFTPVRAARQPDPQHRPETTARSDQGGAQGRQERGGLWSSFLSWWKA from the coding sequence ATGAACACTGAATCCACCGCCCCCGTGCCACCACCCGGCTGCCCGGCTCATGCCACGGGTGAGCCGGTGCCGTTGCACGGGGCGGAGTTCGCGGCCGATCCGCAAGCCTATTACGAGTACATGCGTCACTACGGGCCGACCGCTCCGGTCGAACTCGCCCCCGGTGTCGAGGCGACCCTGGTCACGGATTACTCGGCTGCGCTCCAACTGCTCCAGAACGCGGGTGCCTTCCGTAAGGACTCGCGCCGCTGGCGGGATTTCAACGAAGGTGAGATCAGTCCGGACAGTCCGGTGCTTCCGCTTCTGGTGTACCGGCCCAACGCCATGTTCAGTGACGGGGCCGACCACATGCGGCTGCGGCAGGCCATCACGGACAGCTTCGCGCGTGTCGATTCGCATTGGCTGAGCCAGAGCGCCGAGCGGGTCTCCAATTACCTCATCGCCCAGTTCCACACCCGTGGCTCGGCCGATCTGCTCAACGACTACGCCAAGCTGCTGCCGCTGTTCGTGTTCAACGAACTCTTCGGCTGCCCCGCGGAGATCGGCGACCGGGTCCTCTTCGGTATATCCGGCATTTTCGACGGTGTGAATGCCGAGAAGGCGAACGAGGTACTGGGTCAGGCCGTGGGCGAGCTGGTGGCCCTCAAGCGGTCCCGGCCCGGCGACGACGTCACCTCCTGGCTGATGCAGCATCAGGCGCGCCTGACCAACGAGGAGATGGCCCACCAGCTCGTCCTGCTGCTGGGCGCCGGCGCGGAGCCGCTTCGCAACCTCATCTCCAACACCCTGCACCTGCTGCTGACCAACGACCGTTACGCGGCAGGTGGGTTGATCGAAGAGGCCATCGACACCACGCTGTGGAAGAACCCGCCCATGGCGAACTACGCGCCGCACTACCCGGCGGCCGACATGGAATTCGGGGGACAGAAGCTGGCGGCGGGCGACCTCGTGCTGGTCAGCTTCGCGGCCGCCAACACCGACCCGGCGCTCACGGCGTCCCGGCACGCCTCGAGCAACCGCTCCCACCTGGCGTGGAGCGCGGGACCGCACGCCTGCCCGGCCAAGGACCCCGCCCGGCTCATCACCGTGACGGCCATCGAGAACCTCTTCAACCGGCTGCCCGACGTCGAACTGGCCGTCCCCGAGGACAGTCTGACCTGGCGTCCGGGTCCCTTCAACCGGGCGCTGGCCGCGCTTCCGGCCCGTTTCACCCCCGTACGGGCCGCCCGGCAGCCCGACCCGCAGCACCGCCCGGAGACCACGGCGCGCAGCGACCAGGGAGGTGCGCAGGGCCGGCAGGAGCGCGGCGGGCTGTGGAGTTCGTTCCTGTCCTGGTGGAAGGCGTGA
- a CDS encoding tryptophanase, with protein MEPYRIKVVEPIPLTTPQQRKAALERVHYNLFDLRAEEVTIDLLSDSGTGALSSAQLAVGMAGDESYAGSRSFYRFRDAVAELTGFSHILPAHQGRAAERLLFSNLLKPGDTVLSNTHFDTTRANVELAGCVARDLPCAEARNLDSSEPFKGNIDLEALERGLTETTGSRVAAVVMTITNNGGGGQPVSMENLRRTSELCRRHGVPLILDAARFAENAWLVTRHEAAYKDRTPRQVAEEAFRLADGCVMSAKKDGIVHIGGFIGLNDPELAQKCELLLIATEGFPTYGGLAGRDLDMIAQGLQEVTEPSYLAERAESADHLAQRVRAAGVDILEPPGLHAIYLNAGRLLPHIPPHQYPGHALACRLYLEGGIRSAELGSLYLGEEDEDGNPVKSPPYELVRLALPRRVYTRSHYDHVGRTLETIAKNAESVHGYRIVEQSPILRHFRAKLQPVTV; from the coding sequence ATGGAGCCGTACCGGATCAAGGTCGTCGAACCTATCCCGCTCACGACCCCCCAGCAGCGCAAGGCGGCACTCGAACGAGTGCACTACAACCTGTTCGATCTGCGCGCGGAAGAGGTGACCATCGATCTGCTGAGCGACTCGGGGACCGGTGCGCTGTCCTCGGCGCAGCTCGCCGTGGGCATGGCCGGTGACGAGTCCTACGCGGGCTCGCGATCCTTCTACCGTTTCCGGGACGCGGTGGCGGAACTGACCGGCTTCAGCCACATCCTGCCGGCCCACCAGGGACGTGCGGCGGAACGACTCCTGTTCTCCAACCTCCTCAAGCCCGGCGACACCGTCCTGTCCAACACGCACTTCGACACCACCCGCGCCAATGTGGAGCTGGCGGGCTGTGTGGCCCGCGACCTGCCCTGCGCCGAGGCGCGGAACCTGGACAGCTCGGAGCCCTTCAAGGGGAACATCGACCTCGAGGCCCTGGAGCGGGGGCTGACCGAGACGACCGGCTCGCGTGTCGCCGCGGTGGTCATGACCATCACCAACAACGGCGGTGGCGGTCAGCCCGTCTCCATGGAGAATCTGCGGCGGACCTCCGAACTCTGCCGCCGGCACGGTGTCCCCCTGATCCTGGACGCCGCCCGGTTCGCCGAGAACGCGTGGCTGGTCACCCGGCACGAGGCGGCCTACAAGGACCGCACCCCTCGCCAGGTCGCCGAAGAAGCGTTCCGTCTGGCCGACGGCTGTGTGATGAGCGCGAAGAAGGACGGCATCGTCCACATCGGCGGCTTCATCGGACTGAACGATCCGGAACTCGCCCAGAAGTGCGAGCTCCTCCTCATCGCCACCGAGGGGTTCCCCACCTACGGGGGTCTGGCCGGACGCGACCTCGACATGATCGCCCAGGGTCTCCAGGAGGTGACCGAACCTTCCTACCTCGCGGAGCGGGCGGAGAGCGCCGACCACCTGGCCCAGCGGGTTCGCGCCGCCGGCGTGGACATACTGGAGCCACCCGGTCTGCACGCCATCTATCTCAACGCGGGCCGGCTGCTGCCCCACATACCGCCCCACCAGTACCCCGGCCACGCTCTCGCCTGCCGGCTCTACCTGGAGGGCGGCATCCGGTCGGCCGAACTGGGGTCGCTGTACCTCGGCGAGGAGGACGAGGACGGAAACCCGGTCAAGAGCCCGCCGTACGAGCTGGTGAGGCTGGCGTTGCCGCGGCGCGTCTACACGCGCAGTCACTACGACCACGTCGGCAGAACCCTGGAGACCATCGCCAAGAACGCGGAGTCCGTGCACGGCTACCGGATCGTGGAACAGTCCCCGATCCTGCGGCACTTCCGCGCCAAGCTCCAGCCGGTGACCGTCTAG
- a CDS encoding protein kinase domain-containing protein: MTYASARVGAVPGQTCCRGGGPALGDDGHDAVKPGNILINRYGGVALADFGLAAMPRPDRELSVTREALTPAYAPPEAFHLAEPTPAGDVYSLAATVYALLRGRPPHFPEDGTELSLPELIVRHTWPYPDLPGVPTALNEVLGRALVADPARRLSDAGALRDALAAVDMDGGDRAGFGPVPGSRTTTVPARRDTTPPPEPGRPGTTTAPAPQDRQKTRRRSQVIAAVAAVAVSVSVSVTVISYRGGGSDTPTSPSTSSRPSVTTSAANTGFGGVSTTARDCPAAAVDGAGGRCVTTPECWSGITDISGTITVSLADCRVKHVWRPSPSLRCPRTG; this comes from the coding sequence CTGACGTACGCCTCCGCTAGAGTCGGCGCGGTCCCCGGTCAGACGTGCTGCCGCGGGGGTGGTCCTGCGCTGGGGGATGACGGGCACGATGCGGTCAAACCCGGCAACATCCTGATCAACCGGTACGGCGGTGTCGCACTCGCCGACTTCGGCCTGGCGGCCATGCCCCGGCCGGACCGGGAACTGTCGGTCACCCGGGAGGCGTTGACCCCCGCGTACGCTCCGCCCGAGGCGTTCCACCTGGCCGAACCGACCCCGGCCGGCGATGTCTACTCGCTCGCCGCCACGGTCTACGCACTGCTGCGGGGCCGCCCGCCGCACTTCCCCGAGGACGGCACCGAGCTCAGCCTCCCGGAACTCATCGTGCGGCACACCTGGCCCTACCCCGACCTGCCGGGAGTGCCGACGGCGCTCAACGAGGTGCTCGGGCGGGCCCTGGTGGCGGACCCGGCGCGCCGGCTGTCCGACGCCGGGGCCCTGCGGGACGCGCTCGCCGCCGTCGACATGGACGGCGGCGACCGGGCCGGCTTCGGTCCCGTACCCGGCAGCCGGACCACCACCGTCCCCGCGCGGCGGGACACCACCCCGCCGCCCGAACCCGGTCGGCCGGGCACGACCACCGCCCCGGCGCCGCAGGACCGGCAGAAGACGAGGCGGCGCTCCCAAGTGATCGCCGCGGTGGCGGCGGTGGCGGTCTCGGTGAGCGTCTCGGTCACCGTGATCAGCTACCGGGGTGGGGGTTCCGACACCCCCACGTCCCCCTCGACCTCGTCCCGGCCGTCCGTCACCACGTCCGCCGCGAACACGGGGTTCGGTGGGGTGTCGACCACCGCCCGGGACTGCCCAGCCGCCGCGGTCGACGGCGCGGGCGGCCGGTGCGTCACGACCCCCGAGTGCTGGAGCGGCATCACCGACATCTCGGGGACGATCACCGTCAGCCTCGCGGACTGCCGGGTGAAGCACGTGTGGAGACCTTCGCCATCGCTCCGCTGCCCGAGGACGGGATGA
- a CDS encoding NUDIX hydrolase family protein, translating into MTETTPGWLTSDELESARARMPILYVEAVPVRVDDNGEVTSIGLLLRIGPDGTVSRTVVSGRVLHHERVRDALLRHLEKDLGPVALPRIPTSLQPFTVAEYFPTVGVTPFHDPRQHAVSLAYIVPVTGDCRPRQDALDLVWFSPEEASSPAVLGEMPGGHGALLKQALAHVGRLS; encoded by the coding sequence ATGACCGAGACCACGCCGGGCTGGCTGACGTCCGACGAACTCGAGAGCGCGCGCGCACGCATGCCGATCCTGTACGTCGAGGCCGTGCCGGTCCGCGTCGACGACAACGGCGAAGTCACCAGCATCGGACTGCTGCTGCGCATAGGGCCGGACGGGACGGTCAGCCGCACCGTCGTCTCGGGCCGGGTGCTGCACCACGAGCGGGTCAGGGACGCCCTCCTGCGCCACCTGGAGAAGGACCTCGGCCCCGTGGCGCTCCCTCGCATCCCGACCTCGCTCCAGCCCTTCACCGTCGCCGAGTACTTCCCCACGGTGGGCGTCACGCCGTTCCACGACCCCCGCCAGCACGCGGTGTCGCTCGCCTACATCGTCCCGGTGACCGGCGACTGCCGCCCCCGGCAGGACGCCCTCGACCTGGTCTGGTTCAGCCCTGAGGAGGCCTCGTCGCCCGCGGTCCTGGGCGAGATGCCGGGCGGCCACGGAGCCCTCCTCAAGCAGGCCCTGGCCCATGTGGGCCGGCTGTCCTGA
- a CDS encoding M4 family metallopeptidase, whose amino-acid sequence MRRIPRQAVAAGALAATAAFLAVGIQTVPAAAKPAAPHPSPLRTGGLEAKLTPAQHSALLKSAAQKTTTTAGTLGLGAKEKLVVKDVVKDQDGTLHTRYERTYAGLPVLGGDVIVHTPPASLAAGTVSSTFNNKRTIKVASTTATFTKSAAASKALKAAKSLAAEKPTTDSARKVIWAGSGTPKLAWETVIGGLQDDGTPSQLHVITDATTGQELYRYQGIKTGTGNTQYSGTVTLNTTLSGSTYQLYDTTRGGHKTYSLNNGTSGTGTLMTDSDDTWGTGAGSNTQTAGADAAYGAQETWDFYKNTFGRSGIKNDGVAAYSRVHYSSAYVNAFWDDSCFCMTYGDGSGGTHALTSLDVAGHEMSHGVTSNTAGLDYSGESGGLNEATSDIFGTGVEFYANNSSDVGDYLIGEKIDINGDGTPLRYMDKPSKDGGSADSWYSGVGNLDVHYSSGPANHMFYLLSEGSGTKVINGVTYNSTTSDGVAVAGIGRAAALQIWYKALTSYMTSSTDYAGARTAALNAATALYGAGSTQYAGVANAFAGINVGSHVTPPSSGVTVTNPGSQSSTVGTAVSLQISASSTNTGSLSYAATGLPTGLSINSSTGAITGTPTTAGTYSTTVTVTDSTGATGTASFTWTVSSSGGGGTCTSTQLLGNPGFESGNTTWTASSGVITNSSSQAAHAGSYKAWLDGYGSTHTDTLSQSVTIPSGCKASFTFYLHIDSAETTTSTAYDKLTVTAGTTTLATYSNLNKATGYTQKTFDLSSFAGTTVALKFSGVEDSSLQTSFVVDDTAVTTS is encoded by the coding sequence GTGAGACGAATCCCCCGTCAGGCGGTCGCGGCCGGAGCGCTGGCGGCCACCGCCGCGTTCCTGGCCGTCGGCATACAGACGGTCCCCGCGGCCGCCAAGCCTGCCGCCCCCCACCCCAGTCCGCTGCGCACCGGAGGCCTGGAGGCCAAGCTCACCCCTGCCCAGCACTCGGCACTGCTGAAGAGCGCGGCACAGAAGACCACGACGACCGCCGGCACCCTGGGCCTCGGAGCCAAGGAGAAGCTGGTCGTCAAGGACGTCGTCAAGGACCAGGACGGCACGCTCCACACCCGCTACGAGCGCACCTACGCCGGCCTGCCGGTGCTGGGCGGCGACGTGATCGTCCACACTCCGCCGGCCTCCCTCGCCGCCGGCACGGTGAGCAGCACCTTCAACAACAAGCGGACCATCAAGGTCGCCTCCACCACCGCGACCTTCACCAAGTCCGCCGCCGCGAGCAAGGCGCTGAAGGCCGCCAAGTCCCTGGCCGCCGAGAAGCCCACCACCGACAGTGCCCGCAAGGTGATCTGGGCCGGCAGCGGCACCCCGAAGCTTGCCTGGGAGACCGTGATCGGCGGCCTCCAGGACGACGGCACCCCGAGCCAGCTGCACGTCATCACCGACGCCACCACCGGCCAGGAGCTCTACCGCTACCAGGGCATCAAGACCGGCACGGGCAACACGCAGTACAGCGGCACGGTCACGCTGAACACCACGCTGTCCGGATCGACGTACCAGCTGTACGACACCACACGCGGCGGCCACAAGACCTACAGCCTCAACAACGGCACGTCGGGTACGGGCACGTTGATGACCGACTCCGACGACACGTGGGGCACCGGAGCCGGCTCGAACACCCAGACCGCCGGCGCGGACGCCGCCTATGGCGCCCAGGAGACCTGGGACTTCTACAAGAACACCTTCGGCCGCAGCGGCATCAAGAACGACGGGGTCGCGGCCTACTCGCGCGTCCACTACAGCTCGGCGTACGTCAACGCCTTCTGGGACGACAGCTGCTTCTGCATGACCTACGGCGACGGCTCGGGCGGCACCCACGCGCTCACCTCGCTCGACGTGGCCGGGCACGAGATGAGCCACGGCGTCACCTCCAACACGGCGGGCCTGGACTACAGCGGTGAGTCCGGCGGCCTCAACGAGGCGACCTCCGACATCTTCGGCACCGGCGTGGAGTTCTACGCCAACAACTCCAGCGACGTCGGCGACTACCTCATCGGCGAGAAGATCGACATCAACGGCGACGGCACGCCGCTGCGTTACATGGACAAGCCGAGCAAGGACGGCGGCTCCGCGGACAGTTGGTACTCCGGCGTCGGCAACCTGGACGTCCACTACTCCTCGGGCCCGGCGAACCACATGTTCTACCTGCTCTCCGAGGGCAGCGGCACCAAGGTCATCAACGGCGTCACGTACAACAGCACGACCTCCGACGGAGTCGCCGTCGCGGGCATCGGCCGGGCCGCGGCCCTGCAGATCTGGTACAAGGCGCTGACGTCGTACATGACGTCCAGCACCGACTACGCGGGCGCCCGCACCGCCGCCCTGAACGCGGCCACCGCCCTGTACGGCGCCGGCTCCACCCAGTACGCGGGGGTGGCGAACGCCTTCGCGGGCATCAACGTCGGCAGCCATGTCACGCCGCCGTCGAGCGGGGTGACCGTCACGAACCCGGGCAGCCAGTCCTCCACCGTCGGCACCGCGGTGAGCCTGCAGATCTCGGCCAGCAGCACCAACACCGGCTCGCTGAGCTACGCCGCGACCGGGCTGCCCACCGGCCTGTCGATCAACAGCTCCACCGGAGCGATCACCGGGACGCCGACCACCGCCGGGACGTACAGCACCACGGTCACCGTCACCGACAGCACCGGAGCCACCGGAACGGCGTCCTTCACCTGGACCGTCAGCTCCTCCGGGGGTGGCGGCACCTGCACCTCGACCCAGCTGCTCGGCAACCCGGGCTTCGAGTCGGGCAACACCACCTGGACCGCGAGCAGCGGCGTGATCACCAACTCCAGCAGCCAGGCGGCGCACGCCGGTTCGTACAAGGCGTGGCTGGACGGCTACGGCTCGACGCACACCGACACGCTCTCCCAGTCGGTGACGATCCCGTCCGGCTGCAAGGCCAGCTTCACGTTCTACCTGCACATCGACAGCGCGGAGACGACCACCAGCACCGCGTACGACAAGCTGACGGTCACCGCGGGCACCACCACCCTGGCGACGTACTCCAACCTCAACAAGGCCACGGGGTACACACAGAAGACCTTCGACCTGTCCTCGTTCGCCGGTACCACCGTCGCCCTGAAGTTCAGCGGGGTCGAGGACTCCTCGCTCCAGACCAGCTTCGTCGTCGACGACACCGCCGTCACGACCAGCTGA
- a CDS encoding metal-sensitive transcriptional regulator: MSVDEEAGTAILNRLRRAQGQLAGVIAMIEAGRDCKDVVTQLAAVSRALDRAGFKIVASGMRQCMTAADDETPPMSEAELEKLFLALA, encoded by the coding sequence ATGTCCGTCGACGAGGAAGCCGGTACCGCGATCCTCAACCGCCTGCGCCGCGCCCAGGGGCAGCTCGCCGGCGTCATCGCCATGATCGAGGCCGGCCGCGACTGCAAGGACGTGGTCACCCAACTCGCCGCCGTCTCCCGCGCCCTCGACCGCGCCGGATTCAAGATCGTCGCCAGCGGGATGCGCCAGTGCATGACCGCGGCCGACGACGAGACGCCCCCGATGTCCGAGGCCGAACTCGAGAAGCTCTTCCTCGCCCTCGCCTGA
- a CDS encoding sigma-70 family RNA polymerase sigma factor has product MRLVRRRLPNAQDAEDCVQEAMLRAAAHGNLDQDRIGPFLTSVALRLCVDHYRELERRRRLLRRAADVGGPELPDEGVCDQDFGRWLLGQVHLLRGRERQVVLARAHGISTLEFARMHQISVKAAEGAFTRGGLGCGCSAPGPSTAPRHNGLPPSFRVRRRPGVGKKTAPEFRECG; this is encoded by the coding sequence ATGAGACTGGTCCGCCGCCGGTTGCCGAATGCCCAGGACGCGGAGGACTGCGTTCAGGAAGCGATGCTCAGAGCGGCGGCCCACGGCAATCTCGACCAGGACCGGATCGGTCCCTTTCTGACCTCGGTCGCCCTGCGTCTTTGTGTGGACCACTACCGCGAACTGGAGCGGAGACGACGGCTGTTGCGCCGCGCGGCGGACGTGGGCGGGCCCGAGCTGCCGGACGAAGGCGTGTGCGACCAGGACTTCGGACGCTGGCTGCTCGGTCAGGTGCACCTGCTGCGGGGCCGGGAGCGGCAGGTGGTCCTCGCCCGTGCCCATGGGATCTCCACGCTGGAATTCGCCCGCATGCACCAGATCTCGGTCAAGGCGGCCGAAGGCGCGTTCACCCGGGGCGGGCTCGGCTGCGGCTGCTCTGCGCCAGGGCCCTCGACGGCGCCGCGGCATAACGGACTTCCGCCTTCCTTCCGCGTCCGGCGCAGACCGGGGGTGGGGAAGAAAACGGCTCCCGAATTCCGGGAGTGCGGATGA
- a CDS encoding ABC1 kinase family protein — MGAMLGSRLRLVVKVLGSLVADEVGQVTRERRRSRQDPNSSAEGEASAGDGTNSVDGARRAKAVRHALESLGPFYVKLGQILSTRPDMVPASMIGELQNLHDQVDVQPFALFEPVLQEELGLDWKRRFDDIETVGPLGAASLAQVYRVTLPGGRPAVVKIQRPGIRDTVRADMALMRKASRIVARTAPRFNEVIDVEAMLGSIFDAMEPELDFTGEARNMDEARENIRRYPSLSVPRVVHATPKVLIQSLAPGASVRHLDRRTFSDRERTDIGKDLLRFMYRGYFVDRMFHADPHAGNVFALPGGPATLIDWGMVGRLDRRTSLQLLPLLMAIAQNDGHGLAHAWADMGRVTAWSNLPAFAADMAALVPKVATASLEDINFGVSLTTVLEKATRRGIGSAPAISLLGKSFANLEGSVRCLAPDIALAEVFKAEARGIILALIREYFSVDQVARNTMDLLSAAASAPEQWRGLLSDAANRQFALQLHEPHTPSSMGGQRPWSPSRGLMALGAAALFLDRRRTPR; from the coding sequence ATGGGTGCCATGCTCGGCAGTCGGCTCCGGCTGGTTGTGAAGGTGCTGGGAAGCCTCGTCGCCGACGAGGTCGGCCAGGTGACGCGGGAGCGCCGGCGGTCCCGGCAGGACCCGAACTCCTCGGCGGAAGGCGAGGCCTCCGCCGGGGACGGGACCAACTCCGTGGACGGGGCACGCCGTGCGAAGGCGGTGCGGCACGCCTTGGAGAGCCTCGGCCCGTTCTATGTGAAGCTCGGCCAGATCCTCTCCACCCGGCCCGACATGGTGCCCGCCTCCATGATCGGCGAACTGCAGAACCTCCACGACCAGGTCGACGTCCAGCCCTTCGCCCTCTTCGAGCCCGTGCTCCAGGAGGAGCTGGGACTGGACTGGAAGCGCCGCTTCGACGACATCGAGACGGTCGGCCCGCTCGGGGCGGCCTCACTGGCCCAGGTCTACCGGGTGACCCTGCCCGGCGGCCGGCCCGCCGTGGTGAAGATCCAGCGGCCCGGGATCCGGGACACCGTCCGCGCGGACATGGCCCTGATGCGCAAGGCGTCCCGGATCGTCGCCCGTACCGCACCCCGCTTCAACGAGGTCATCGACGTCGAGGCGATGCTCGGCTCCATCTTCGACGCGATGGAACCCGAGCTGGACTTCACCGGCGAGGCCCGCAACATGGACGAGGCCCGCGAGAACATCCGCCGCTACCCGTCGCTCTCCGTGCCCCGGGTCGTCCACGCCACCCCCAAGGTGCTGATCCAGTCACTGGCACCCGGCGCCTCCGTACGCCATCTCGACCGCCGCACGTTCAGCGACCGGGAGCGCACGGACATCGGCAAGGACCTGCTGCGCTTCATGTACCGCGGGTACTTCGTCGACCGGATGTTCCACGCCGACCCGCACGCGGGCAACGTCTTCGCACTGCCCGGCGGCCCGGCCACCCTCATCGACTGGGGCATGGTCGGCCGCCTCGACCGGCGCACCAGCCTCCAGCTGCTGCCCCTGCTCATGGCCATCGCGCAGAACGACGGCCACGGTCTCGCCCACGCGTGGGCCGACATGGGCCGGGTCACCGCCTGGTCGAACCTGCCCGCGTTCGCCGCCGACATGGCCGCGCTGGTCCCCAAGGTCGCCACCGCGTCCCTGGAGGACATCAACTTCGGGGTGTCCCTGACCACCGTCCTGGAGAAGGCGACCCGGCGGGGCATCGGCTCGGCGCCCGCCATCTCCCTGCTCGGCAAGTCCTTCGCGAACCTGGAGGGTTCGGTGCGCTGTCTCGCGCCGGACATCGCCCTCGCGGAGGTCTTCAAGGCGGAGGCGCGCGGGATCATCCTGGCCCTGATCCGCGAGTACTTCTCCGTGGACCAGGTCGCCCGCAACACGATGGACCTCCTCTCGGCCGCCGCGTCCGCCCCCGAACAGTGGCGCGGGCTGCTCTCCGACGCGGCCAACCGTCAGTTCGCGCTCCAGCTCCACGAGCCGCACACGCCCTCGTCCATGGGCGGACAGCGGCCCTGGTCACCCTCGCGCGGGCTCATGGCGCTGGGCGCCGCGGCCCTGTTCCTCGACCGCCGCCGCACGCCCCGCTGA
- a CDS encoding SAM-dependent methyltransferase, with translation MPMQQHDAQREAAPRALDGVSETALWTVRMRAHESARADALFDDRLAGEFLNAAGVAGAPPGAGVLQKVLPDWLAVRTRFFDDHLLATTREGRTQVVLLGAGLDTRAFRLDWPAGTHVFEVDLPAVHTFKARVVDGRTPDTARRTTVAADLLGDWRGALLAAGFDAGRPTAWLCEGLLFYLAPEAVERLIGTVSTLSAPGSSLGAECLNADTADSPFVKPWLEALSGSGTPWVWHLADAERWWGGYGWQARVADLLALPYAVERFAPHLAAFSGVEKDSMILVTATTPDGGTSPDDGTSPVGGR, from the coding sequence ATGCCCATGCAGCAACACGACGCTCAGCGCGAAGCGGCCCCCCGCGCCCTGGACGGGGTCTCGGAGACGGCCCTGTGGACCGTCCGCATGCGGGCCCATGAATCCGCGCGGGCGGACGCCCTCTTCGACGACCGGCTCGCGGGCGAGTTCCTGAACGCCGCCGGGGTGGCCGGCGCCCCGCCGGGAGCCGGCGTCCTGCAGAAGGTGCTGCCCGACTGGCTGGCCGTCCGCACCCGTTTCTTCGACGACCACCTGCTCGCCACGACGCGGGAGGGACGCACGCAGGTCGTCCTGCTGGGAGCGGGACTCGACACCCGTGCCTTCCGGCTCGACTGGCCCGCCGGAACCCATGTCTTCGAGGTCGACCTGCCGGCCGTACACACCTTCAAGGCGCGGGTCGTCGACGGACGTACACCGGACACCGCCCGGCGCACCACGGTCGCCGCCGACCTGCTGGGCGACTGGCGCGGCGCGCTGCTCGCCGCCGGGTTCGACGCCGGCCGGCCCACCGCCTGGCTGTGCGAGGGGTTGCTCTTCTATCTGGCACCCGAGGCGGTGGAGCGTCTGATCGGCACGGTGAGCACGCTCTCCGCACCGGGCAGCAGCCTCGGTGCCGAGTGCCTCAACGCCGACACCGCCGACTCGCCCTTCGTGAAGCCCTGGCTGGAGGCCCTGTCCGGCTCGGGGACGCCGTGGGTGTGGCACCTCGCGGACGCGGAGCGCTGGTGGGGCGGCTACGGCTGGCAGGCGCGCGTCGCGGACCTGCTGGCGCTGCCGTACGCCGTCGAGCGGTTCGCCCCGCATCTGGCCGCGTTCTCGGGGGTCGAGAAGGACAGCATGATCCTGGTCACCGCGACGACCCCGGACGGCGGGACGAGCCCGGACGACGGGACGAGCCCGGTCGGCGGGCGGTGA